From Kaistella polysaccharea:
CTCAATAAAATTAACTGTACGAAATTAGGGATTAAAACTAATATAAAAAACTTTATAAGTGTTAATTTTTATTAAACTTTGAAGAATCGTAAAAGCTCTTGAAAGTCTGTTGAGAAATCTGCACTTAAAAACATTCTACTTGGTTTTAATAGAAATTTCTTTTTTTCCGTCTTTAATAGAAATGTTTAAATCTTTAATATTATCAGAATCGAATTTCATTTTTTTAATCATAAGCTCCGCTTCTTTTTTTCCAACCTTTTTTCCGTTGACAATAATACTATCTGGATTGCCAGATGGAAGTACGATAGAATTTGAATTCGTATTCACGGTTACCGAATCATCGTCACTTGAATTATCATCATTATCGGTTGCGCCATCGTCGTTTACAGAAAATCCTCTTTCGTCATGTAGCGCAATCACTTTCATATTTTGGGGAACAATCAACTCATAATCTACGCGGTAATCGCGGAAACGGTCTTGATAAGGATATGAAAAATAGTTCGGAAGTATTATTTTATTATCTACAATCTGAACAGGAACCGATACTTTTAAAGGAATATTATAACCATCAGCTCTTTTTTTAATTTCGAGATAAGGTGCTTTCACGTCTTTTCTGATGACATCAATTCGTGGATAGTCTTCTTTGTAGATCGTTTTCCCATCAGAATAAACATCGTCCCAGTATGCTTTGAAATTTTGTGGAATAACGACTTTATTTACATCGATCAAAATAGAATCGGAGACCGTATTAATCGCGACATTTTGTGTGTCATCATTATTACCACTGTACTGAGATTTAAATTTAATAGCGCTGAAACCTGTTATCGCAACCAAAGCAATCCAAAGGAAGACCAAGGCACCAATCACATAACCTGTATTGTTAAATTTGGTTTTTGGGGAAAATAACTTCAAGGCAATATAACAGAAAATAAGAGCTGGAATAAAAGTGGTCAAAAACCCTAAAGCAATGACTAAAAAGCCAATATTACTGTCTTGAAGATAAAATCCAAGATTGTTGAAAAAATTGAAATTGCTGCTTCCTGAGAAACCGAAACCTAACAGCGTAAAAGCACCAATCAGCATGGAAACGCCCATCACCGCAAAAATGGCTCCCAACAAATACCGCAATACATTCCAAATACCGCTCCCGGCTTTATTGATGTACGGTTTATTTTCGTTGTAAATTTCGCCTACGCGTTGTGTTGATTCGTTCGCAAACTGTACAACTTTGGTCGATTCCTGTTTTAAATTATCAAAATTTAAGGGCTTTCCCTTCATTTTCAAAAAATCTGTGGCCGTTTGAGCATTGGGCAAAACAATCCAAAGAATAATGTAAAGGAGAATGATCAACGACGTTGAAATCGCAGCCGTGAAAACACCTAAAAGTGCAATTCCAAACCAGATGGCACGCATCGCGCTCATATCTAACCCAACATAATGGGCAAGTCCTGCGCAAACACCACCAATTTTAGCATGTTCTGGATCGCGAAAAAGTTGCTTTTGGCCTGTGAAAGCAGTGGATGTTTTTTCTTCTTTTCTTTTACCGTTTGGCTTTTCAGAAAAATACACTTCTTCCTGTTCTTCGATCATTTCTGGAGATCCGATTTGTGAGATCACCTTTTCAACATCGATATCGTTAATTACTTCACGCTTTCCCAAGAGATCGTTGAAGATTTCAACCATTCTTATTTCGATGTCGTGCATCACTTCTTCAGCTTCGGTGGCATCTAACGAGCTTCTAAGCGCATTCAGATAATCACTGAGTTTTATGTAAGCGTGTTCCTCTATGGTGAAAGAGTAGCCCGCAAGTCCTATAGAGAGTGTCTTGTTCATAGTTTTAAGAATTTGGTTGGAACGTACTTTCGGCAGCGTTCGCTGGGTTATTGTTTTTAGTAATTTGATTCACGGAGTCAGTCAGATCGATCCAGGTATTTTGAAGTTCGGTAAGGAATAATTTTCCTTTTTCCGTCATCTGATAATACTTTCGGGGCGGTCCGCCTGTTGATTCTTCCCAACGGTAGGAAAGAAATTCGCCATTTTTCAGGCGGGTCAGCAACGGGTAGAGAGTTCCCTCCACCACATCCAGTTTTCCTTTTTTAAGCTCTTCGATGAGATCGGAAACATACATTTCACGACCATTGATCAAACTTAAAATACAGAATTCCAGAATGCCTTTTCGCATTTGCGCTTTGGTGTTTTCTGTGTTCATATTAATTAGGTTATTATTTGGTTCAATTTTGCAAGAAGTTTAGATTTAAAGATTTTCTTCTCGATTATTTCTAAAGTTAATATCTCAACCTCTCCATTCTTACAATACAAAGATATAAATAAATAATAGTATTATGCAATACAAAGTAGTAAATATTTTAAAATTATTATAATATTTAATTTCCAGTCCCTCTTTTCAAAATACAATTCAGTAAAAAACCGCCTGTAAAAAGCGGTTTGATGATATTTTGCGCGCAAGAAATAACTTTGCAAATTTATTTGAATGTTAGATAAATTGTTTAACTTTTAGATAATTATCCATTAAATTCCCTAAAAAAAGCACTTTATTCTTCTGGCCATTTTAATGAATGACGGTTTAGTTGCCGATTTTCTGACCGCAATTTCTCTAATTGTTCCAACAGATGATTGATGACTTCCAGGCCGGGCAAATTCACTTCCAAATCATAATACCAGGTTGTAAACCTTTCAAATGCAGGCAATTCTTCGTACATCAAATATTTGATTTCATTTTCGGTGATGGTGGAAACCAGACCCGCTTCTTCCAGAGAATCAAAGAAGGTGATTTCTACATTATATATTTTTACGAGTTCTTCTCGGGATATTCTTTCGCTCATTTCGCTAGATTTTTAAGTTGAAGGAATAATTCTTTTTCTTCTTCTGACAAACTTTTCGGAAGCTGCACATTATAAGTCACTAGCAAGTCTCCAAATTCGCCCTCATTTTTATATACAGGAAAACCTTTTCCTTTCAGCCGAACAGTCGTACCATTCTGTATTCCGGGTTTTACTTTCAGATTTACATTTCCGTCCAGAGTTTCCACATGAACTTCTCCACCCAAAACTGCGGTATATAGATCAATATTTAGCGGCGCACTTAAGTTGTCGCCTTTCCGTTTAAAGTGAGAATCTTCTTGAATATTAAAAGTTATGAATAAATCACCGTTTGGTCCGCCGTTATGACCCTGATTGCCGTGCCCTTTCACTTTTATTTTTTGACCATCGGCAATTCCTGCGGGAATGGTAATTCGTACTTTCTTACCATTAATTTCAAATGTTTGCTGATGGGTTTTCGCAGCATCTCGCAGGTGCAGATTCAAAGTTGCTTCCACGTCCTGACCTTTAAATTTTCCTGCAGCACTGCCCCGTGTTCTACCACCGAAACCGCCGCCACCGCCGCCGAACATGCTTTGGAAGAAATCTGAGAAGTCTGCGCCATCGGAAAAATCATCTGCGCCAAAACCTGCGTATGCACCTTGCTGTCCGCCAGGTTGACCACGATATTGATTTTGTGCTTTCTGATATTCTTCGCCATGCTTCCAGTTTTCCCCATATTTATCATATTTCGCACGATTTTCTTTATGACTCAAAACTTCGTTGGCCTCATTTATTTCTTTAAATTTACGTTCTGCCTCTTGGTTGCCAGGATTCACGTCGGGATGATATTTTCGAGCCAATTTCCGATAGGCTTTTTTGATCTGATCCGCCGAAGCTTTGGAATCAATCCCTAAGACTTTATAATAATCGATATATGCCATGAAATAATGCTTTCTTCAAATTTATAAAATCTAAAATGGTTTTTCCTTTAAAATTATGTTAAAAATTTGTCGCAGATTTTATTTAAAAATTGATTTCTTAAGATGTAGGAGATTATTTGATTGACGAGAATTACCATTAATAATTACCAGGTGAAATAATTGAGCGATCTTTCATCTGTTTTAATTTCATTACCTATCAGAATGTACCAACAGTTTAAAAGAATCATTAAGACGATTATTCCGCAAAAAATTCTGTTTGAGCAGGAAGAAAATTTGCGCAGAGTTTTATTGCCATTTTATAAGGGAAATGACCATACGTGTGTGATCTGCGAGACAAATCTTAGCATTTTCGCTGAGGCTGAATATGGAACCTTACTCTGCCCTATTTGCGGAAGTTTACCCAGAACCCGTAGATTGTGGAAACTTTTGAGTGAGGAATTTCTAAAAAATGGAATTTCCGTGTTGGATTTCTCCCCTTCCAGATCAATCTACAGAAAGTTAAAAAAAGTTGAAAATATCCATTATTTTTCTAGTGATTTTGAAAACGAATTTTTAGCTGATTATCGGTTTGACATCACCAAAATTGAAAAAACCGATAATACCTTTGATTTAATAATATGCTATCATATTTTGGAACATATTGTTGATGACGTTTCGGCAATCAGTGAACTGTATCGCGTTTTAAAACCTGGCGGTCACATTTTAGTTCAAACTCCATTCAGAGAGGGAAATATTTACGAAGACTCTTCGATTGTAACAGAAATTGATCGAGAGAAATTTTTTGGGCAAAATGATCATGTGAGGATTTATTCTGCAAACGGCTTACAGGAAAGGTTAGAGAATAGCGGCTTTATCACGCAAATCCGTACGTTAAAAAAGGATCGCTATTTAGGTTTGGTGGAAAACGAGCGAGTAATTGTTTGCACAAAATAAAATACTGCTAATTCTATATATTTGTTTAATTTCCCTTTAATTTATTTCTGATTCACATGAAATCTCCATACTATTTGATCACATTACTTTTTCTATTTAATTGCACAAAGGAGCCGGTTGTTGATTATACCGATTCATTAACAAAAGATTCCATCACTATTTCTGCGGAACCCACGATTAATAAAAATAGTGAAGACTTTATTTTAAAGGATTTTAACGACAAGGTTTTAAAAAGTTTGAAAGAAAAAGATTATAATCAATTTGCCACTTTCATTCATCCCGAAAAGGGGATTTCGTTTTCGATGTACGGGTTCATCAATCCAAAAAAAGACAAACATTTCACGCCTGCCGAATTTAAAAAATATATTTCAACTGATATCAAATTTACATGGGGCGAAAAAGATGGAACCGGGGATTTACTTCAAATGTCGCTCAAAAATTATCTGGAAAAATGGGTCTTTGTGAAAGATTTTACGCAAGGTGAGTTTTCTTTAAACGAAATTAAACACAGCGGAAATACCATTAATAACCTCAAAGAAGTTTATCCAAATTCGATCTTTACCGAAAATTATTTAAAAGGCACGAAAGAATATGCTGAAATGGATTGGAATTCACTGAAACTGGTTTTTCAGGAATATAAAGGAAAATTATTTCTGGTCGGTATCATTAATAATCAGTGGACGATTTGATTCTGAACTAACCAAAATTACATTTACCTTTGCTCAAATTAAAATAAATGAAGACCATTTTACAAAATTATTCCGGAATTATTTTGCTTTTGGGCGGCATTATCATCGGAAGTTTCATTGGAATTTTTTCTCCAGATTTCGTCATTTATTTAAAACCACTTGGTGATATTTTCCTGAATTTATTATTTGTAAGCGTGGTTCCGCTCGTTTATTTTGCGGTGGCAAATTCCATTGCAAGTGTCGAAAAAGAAGGCAAATTTGGAAAAATTATTTTCTCCATGATTTTTACCTTTCTACTTTTTATTATAATTGCTGCACTTTTTACCATTTTAGTGGTCTATTTATTTCCCACCGAAGCCTTGCCTTCCACTTCTCAAGATATCATTGAAAGTAATGTAGATGAAAGTTGGGGAGACCGAATTGTAAGTTTTTTCACCGTGGGCGAATTCACCCAATTATTTTCCCGCAAAAACATGCTTGCTTTATTAATTTTCGCATTTTTAACAGGAACCGCAACTAGAAAAGCTGGTGCAGCTGGAGAAAATTTCCGAAATTTTTTAAGCTCAGGCTATGAAGTCATGAAAGAACTTTTACTGCTCGTTATGAAAGTGGCGCCAATTGGTTTAGGTGCTTATTTCGCGTATCAGGTTGCGACAGTTGGACCACAACTTTTCGGATTTTATGCGAAACCACTCGGGATTTACTACGCTTCAGGAATCGTTTATTTCTTTTTATTTTTCACCATTTATGCATTTGTAGCGAATGGAAAAGCCGGTGCTAAAAGTTTCTGGACGAACAATATTTATCCCAGTTTGACGGCAATTTCTACGTGTAGCAGTTTCGCGACGATGCCTGCAAATTTACAAGCGGCCGCAAAAATTGGTGTTCCAGATGCAATTGCAAATATTGTAATTCCGATCGGCAGTACGCTTCACAAAAATGGTTCATCTATGTCTTCCATTATTAAAATTTACGTGGCATTTTTAATTATCGGAAAAGATTTTTTCGATCCGATGAACTTATTGTTAGCTTTAGGAATCACCATTTTTGTAAGTATTGTTGCGGGCGGAATTCCAAACGGAGGTTATATCGGAGAAATGTTGATGATTTCTGTTTATCAATTACCACAAGAAGCAATTCCAGCGGTAATGATTATCGGTACTTTGGTTGATCCTTTAGCAACAGTTCTAAATTCAACAGGAGACACGGTTGCCGCAATGTTTGTGACGAAGATTTCTGGGGAAAGATTTGAAGCACCGAAAGAATTTGCACCTTGAATAAAAACAAAAAAGATTGCTTCTTTCGAAACAATCTTTTCTTAATTTATCAATTCTACATCATACAAAAGAAACTTATTTATAAGCGTCAATCGTTTTGTTAATTAAATCAATCTGCGCATTAATTGTTGTGCTTGAAGGATTAGCTTTCAAAACCTGCATTTTTTTTGCAAGTCCCTCTTGCAAAATCTTTACAATCATCATTTTTGCTTGTGGATTGCTCCCAATTTGACCTTTGACCTGAGTTAAAACTTTCGTTAGGTTTTCGGTTGCTTTCAAATTATCAGAACTCATGATCCAATTAAAACCGTCTTCTGCTGCCGCTCCCAGCTCCGGATTCTGAAATTTCAAAAACGGATAGAATGCAGCCGTGGACGCAATTGCGGGCATTTGCTTTACGATTTTATTTTTTACAATCGTCGGCAAAAGCTCGGCGATTAAATCATCACCGGAATTTTCCAAATCAATTTTATCTGCTAAGGCTTCTACTCTCGACGGATCGATCGCCACAATAGCTGAAAGCGAATTTGCCTTTACAGCATTTGAAACCGCATTCATTCCTTTCTCGAAAAGTGGAAGGTATTTTTTATCCTTCATTTTTGCTAAAGCAGAAATAGCTGCTCCCTGAACCAGCGTTTTCGGATCTGAAGAAGCCATTTTTTCAACTTCCGACAGTACAGATTTTGCTTGATCAGCTTTGGTTAAATCTAAACCACTGAGCGCCTTCATTCTGATTCTGAAATTAGAATCTTTTAAAGCAGCTGTTAATGTTTTCAAAGCAGCAGGATTCTTGGCCACATTCTCTGTAGCGTTATCCACGGCCTTATATCGGCTTAAAAATTCTTTAGAATTCTGATATTGCATTAAAAATTGTTCCGGCGTTTTATTATCTGTAAATTCTCCGACAATTATTCCATCTGCATTAATGTTGATAAAGTCTGGAGTTTTCGAAACATTGAATGTAAATTCATTTTTTTCTTTGGCGCTTACCCACACATTTTTGCGGGATGGTTTGCCGTTATCATACACATCAATCGCCAACGGAAATTGAAAACTTGGGCCAAGTTGCGTTTGATTAATGCTTACCGTAACCTGTTTTTTTATAGGTTCAAAATTCGTAGTGTAGGAAACTTTGGGATGTCCGCTGCCAAAATACCATTGGTTAAAGAACCAATTCAGGTCTTTCCCGGAAACTTTTTCTAAAGACAATCTCAGTTGATGCGCTTCGCCGGTTCCGTATTCGTTGGTTTTTAAGTAATCCGTTAATCCATTGAAAAACGCGTCATCACCCAAATAATTCCGTAACATGTGTAAAATCGCACCTCCTTTATTGTAGGAAACACCATCAAACATATCTTCACGGTTATGATAATTGAAACGTACTAAATCTTTTGTCGGATTTGATGGATCCATGAAATAGCCCTGCAAAGCTTTCATCATTCCATAATCCGCGAAGTCTTTTCCGTACTTATTTTCATTCCAGAGATATTCGGAATAATTTGCAAAAGATTCATTAACTGTAAGATTACTCCAACTTTCGGCCGTTACCAAATCGCCAAACCAATGATGGAATAACTCGTGAGAAATTACATCTTCCCATTTATTTTCATCGATGAGATCGCCAGGTTTTTGCTGTGCAGATTCCTGGTGGAGAACCGCTGTTGTATTTTCCATCGCGCCGGAAACATAATCTATACCTGTAATTTGTGCATATTTTGACCACGGATAATCGTAGTTCAGTCTTTTAGAAAAGAATTCTATCATTTCTGGTGTATTGCCAAAAATCTGCTTTGCGTAGGGTTCATATTCCTTTTCAACATAATAATCAACGTCGATATTTCTCCATTTATCTTTTACGATGGCATAATCTCCTACACCCATAAAAAATAAATAGGGCGCATGTTTTTTATCCATCACCCAATAATCGGTGCGTAAACCGTTGCTTTCTTTTGTAGAAGATTTCATGAGGCCGTTTGATAAAGTCACATATTTATCGGGAACGGTCATATAAATTTCCTGCGTAGTTTTTTGGTTTGTTTTATCAATGGTTGGAAACCAGGCAGAGCTTGATTCGGTTTCTCCTTGCGTCCAGATTTGAGTAGGTTTATCCGCTTCCTTTCCCTGAGCGTTGATAAAATACAATCCTTTTGCATCAGAAATTGCTGCGCTTCCTTTTGTTTTTACTTCATTTGGCCGCGCCGTATATTTAATGTAGACCGTATAATCCTGATTTCTGTTGTAGATTTTATCAAGGTTAATTTTGAGCATATCGTCTTTATACTCAAATTTTAAGGGGCTTTGAGAACCGTTTTTATCTAAAGCTACTTCATGAATCAACATTGCCTTCGCATTTAAAACCAAAGAATCTGTTGGATAAAAATAAGGCGCTGCCGTAAGCCATTCTTCACCACTCATCTGCTCTTTTTGATAATCAAACTTTACCTTAAGTTTGGTATGCTTAAGTTCGGTCATTTTGGTGTGCGACGCGTGGTAGATTTCTGTTCTGCCGGAAGTTTCAGTTTGGGCAAAAACATTTCCGGAGAATAAAATCCCCAGCAAACTAATGGAAATAATTAGTTTTTTCATTTATTAAGTAAGTATTTTATTTAAGAATAATGATTAAAAAATTTAAGATTTTTTATTCACAAAGGTTTCAAATAAATCATTCACAAACGATTCATAGTCGCCACTTTTTAACTGTTCCTTGCTTTTGTTAACCGCCTTTTTTAAATCGCTTTCATCATTTTCATGATTGATGAGTTCCACAGATTTAATGCCTTTAATTTGAATTAAAAGCTCGGTCAATTTGCCGAGATCTGCATTTTCTTCAAGGTTAATTTTTAATGATTTCATTGAATAATTGGTCTATGTTTTAAGGGAAAAGTTACAAAAAAAGTGAAGTCTAAAAACTTCACTTATAATAATTATCTAATTGCA
This genomic window contains:
- a CDS encoding class I SAM-dependent methyltransferase, which encodes MSDLSSVLISLPIRMYQQFKRIIKTIIPQKILFEQEENLRRVLLPFYKGNDHTCVICETNLSIFAEAEYGTLLCPICGSLPRTRRLWKLLSEEFLKNGISVLDFSPSRSIYRKLKKVENIHYFSSDFENEFLADYRFDITKIEKTDNTFDLIICYHILEHIVDDVSAISELYRVLKPGGHILVQTPFREGNIYEDSSIVTEIDREKFFGQNDHVRIYSANGLQERLENSGFITQIRTLKKDRYLGLVENERVIVCTK
- a CDS encoding DnaJ C-terminal domain-containing protein, with the translated sequence MAYIDYYKVLGIDSKASADQIKKAYRKLARKYHPDVNPGNQEAERKFKEINEANEVLSHKENRAKYDKYGENWKHGEEYQKAQNQYRGQPGGQQGAYAGFGADDFSDGADFSDFFQSMFGGGGGGFGGRTRGSAAGKFKGQDVEATLNLHLRDAAKTHQQTFEINGKKVRITIPAGIADGQKIKVKGHGNQGHNGGPNGDLFITFNIQEDSHFKRKGDNLSAPLNIDLYTAVLGGEVHVETLDGNVNLKVKPGIQNGTTVRLKGKGFPVYKNEGEFGDLLVTYNVQLPKSLSEEEKELFLQLKNLAK
- a CDS encoding PadR family transcriptional regulator, producing MNTENTKAQMRKGILEFCILSLINGREMYVSDLIEELKKGKLDVVEGTLYPLLTRLKNGEFLSYRWEESTGGPPRKYYQMTEKGKLFLTELQNTWIDLTDSVNQITKNNNPANAAESTFQPNS
- a CDS encoding chaperone modulator CbpM, yielding MSERISREELVKIYNVEITFFDSLEEAGLVSTITENEIKYLMYEELPAFERFTTWYYDLEVNLPGLEVINHLLEQLEKLRSENRQLNRHSLKWPEE
- a CDS encoding dicarboxylate/amino acid:cation symporter, producing MKTILQNYSGIILLLGGIIIGSFIGIFSPDFVIYLKPLGDIFLNLLFVSVVPLVYFAVANSIASVEKEGKFGKIIFSMIFTFLLFIIIAALFTILVVYLFPTEALPSTSQDIIESNVDESWGDRIVSFFTVGEFTQLFSRKNMLALLIFAFLTGTATRKAGAAGENFRNFLSSGYEVMKELLLLVMKVAPIGLGAYFAYQVATVGPQLFGFYAKPLGIYYASGIVYFFLFFTIYAFVANGKAGAKSFWTNNIYPSLTAISTCSSFATMPANLQAAAKIGVPDAIANIVIPIGSTLHKNGSSMSSIIKIYVAFLIIGKDFFDPMNLLLALGITIFVSIVAGGIPNGGYIGEMLMISVYQLPQEAIPAVMIIGTLVDPLATVLNSTGDTVAAMFVTKISGERFEAPKEFAP
- a CDS encoding M1 family metallopeptidase translates to MKKLIISISLLGILFSGNVFAQTETSGRTEIYHASHTKMTELKHTKLKVKFDYQKEQMSGEEWLTAAPYFYPTDSLVLNAKAMLIHEVALDKNGSQSPLKFEYKDDMLKINLDKIYNRNQDYTVYIKYTARPNEVKTKGSAAISDAKGLYFINAQGKEADKPTQIWTQGETESSSAWFPTIDKTNQKTTQEIYMTVPDKYVTLSNGLMKSSTKESNGLRTDYWVMDKKHAPYLFFMGVGDYAIVKDKWRNIDVDYYVEKEYEPYAKQIFGNTPEMIEFFSKRLNYDYPWSKYAQITGIDYVSGAMENTTAVLHQESAQQKPGDLIDENKWEDVISHELFHHWFGDLVTAESWSNLTVNESFANYSEYLWNENKYGKDFADYGMMKALQGYFMDPSNPTKDLVRFNYHNREDMFDGVSYNKGGAILHMLRNYLGDDAFFNGLTDYLKTNEYGTGEAHQLRLSLEKVSGKDLNWFFNQWYFGSGHPKVSYTTNFEPIKKQVTVSINQTQLGPSFQFPLAIDVYDNGKPSRKNVWVSAKEKNEFTFNVSKTPDFININADGIIVGEFTDNKTPEQFLMQYQNSKEFLSRYKAVDNATENVAKNPAALKTLTAALKDSNFRIRMKALSGLDLTKADQAKSVLSEVEKMASSDPKTLVQGAAISALAKMKDKKYLPLFEKGMNAVSNAVKANSLSAIVAIDPSRVEALADKIDLENSGDDLIAELLPTIVKNKIVKQMPAIASTAAFYPFLKFQNPELGAAAEDGFNWIMSSDNLKATENLTKVLTQVKGQIGSNPQAKMMIVKILQEGLAKKMQVLKANPSSTTINAQIDLINKTIDAYK
- a CDS encoding PspC domain-containing protein, which translates into the protein MNKTLSIGLAGYSFTIEEHAYIKLSDYLNALRSSLDATEAEEVMHDIEIRMVEIFNDLLGKREVINDIDVEKVISQIGSPEMIEEQEEVYFSEKPNGKRKEEKTSTAFTGQKQLFRDPEHAKIGGVCAGLAHYVGLDMSAMRAIWFGIALLGVFTAAISTSLIILLYIILWIVLPNAQTATDFLKMKGKPLNFDNLKQESTKVVQFANESTQRVGEIYNENKPYINKAGSGIWNVLRYLLGAIFAVMGVSMLIGAFTLLGFGFSGSSNFNFFNNLGFYLQDSNIGFLVIALGFLTTFIPALIFCYIALKLFSPKTKFNNTGYVIGALVFLWIALVAITGFSAIKFKSQYSGNNDDTQNVAINTVSDSILIDVNKVVIPQNFKAYWDDVYSDGKTIYKEDYPRIDVIRKDVKAPYLEIKKRADGYNIPLKVSVPVQIVDNKIILPNYFSYPYQDRFRDYRVDYELIVPQNMKVIALHDERGFSVNDDGATDNDDNSSDDDSVTVNTNSNSIVLPSGNPDSIIVNGKKVGKKEAELMIKKMKFDSDNIKDLNISIKDGKKEISIKTK